The Aedes albopictus strain Foshan chromosome 2, AalbF5, whole genome shotgun sequence region ACAGCAAAAACCAGTGTTAGGACAATTGACATATTGAGGAAAAAAGAAAGTCATCATCTTTTCAACCGTTACTGTAATCTATTTTTTATTTTGGGAGTATGAACATTTTTATATGCTTTTGCTAAAATAATGTTTAAATGACTTCCAAATTACATCCAGACAACTATTCAACATTCAATCATAGTGGGTGCCTTGGTAACGTTTATAATATGACTTGATAGCATTTTTACAACATACGCGCATCAAACTTACGGTTTTGTTTTACAACAATCATAACTACacgaaaataacataattataacttaCTCCTGGGCGAACCTACACGGGTAAAAatctgctcccaaaaatcataaaaacgactcatgatttcatgagcctagtacattttcgttttataaaaatacaccatgatttatgatcatgatagtatgatccattgtctcgtaacgctatcaatgcgttacttttttcctgaaatcataaagctaaatcatatttttgagatttcgaatcatggtttcgggtgcgcatcgcttatgaatctgacagattttctgggaccatgaagctaaatcatgttattgacATTTCAAATCATGGTTCCGGGTGCGCATCTGACAGATGTTCTGGGACCATGAAGCCAAATCATGTTTTGGAGATTTCggatcatggtttcgggtgcgcatcgcttatgaatctgacagATTTTATAGGACCATGAAACTAAATCATGTTTTGGAGATTTCGGATCATGGCTTCGGGTGCGTATCGCTTATAAATCTTATAGATTTTCTAGTTGATGTATCATTTATATAAAacaatttttgcattttttggagATAGAACAGGGTCGGTGCTATTCTGTTGTTTGACCGAGCTGGAACGGAATCTAATAGGTACGGGGCGAATAATGAAGAGGCCCGGCTGTATGCAGTTGGAGCAAAGTCGGTGTCGTTGAACGGAGCCGGCACAGGAATCGGACACTGTCGGAACGGTGCCTGCGTCGTTTGATGCTGCCGAAACGAGAACAGATGGATGCGGTCGGGACGGTGCTGCGGGATTGGACGGATTCAGGCGAGGATTAAAAGCCGcagccgattgagctgaaatgagAACGATGACGTGCAATCGAATGTTACTTAGAAATCATTTTTTCACTCTCATTTAGAAGagattttcaagagttttttttactcACGTGTCGTTAAACGGAGCCGGAACAACAATTGAACTGGACGCTGTCGGGACAGTGCCTGCGCCGTTTTATGCAGCCGACAAGAACGGAAAGATGTAGTCGGGATGGGGCTGGTGTCGTTTCACGCCGGAACTCGACCAAAGGAAGCCGGAACGCAATTGGACGGAGCTGAAACGAGAACGATAGCGTGCAATAGActtaaaaaatgaacaaaaaacgTTATAAAACATTTTCTGCACTTTTTTTACTTACAGTTTCTTTGGGTGAATGTTTTCGATTCCACGCTAGACCACTAAGAACACAAAAAAAAGAACAATATAATAATTATTCAAATCTATATTCCCATTTAAATAATggctttttacatttttgtcaccATTCGCCAGCGATACCACACACTGAATTACCACGTTTTGACAGGTGTGCGGAGTGCGCGTAACGCTTGAAAATTTTCATGAGTTCGAGCTCATAAAAATGGTTGCAACGATTCATGATATTAGTTGCTCGGATAATGGTCATGAGTTCGAGCTCGGAAAaatggttgcaacgaatcatgatagtagttgctcagtttatgaaattatgattcgtgatcatgatttcataaaatgatAAACCTTTTTGTTTTATGAtctgtgaatcataaaaataggatcagatttgtttccgtgtagAGCTGCCAAATGTCAAAAAACTATTGCCAATAATCGTGATGTTCGCTTTGTTGACAATCCGTATTCTCGATAGTTTTACATTATTCGTAAGATATCTACTGCATTTTATACGTTTTTCAAAGATTAAGCCTTTGGAATAATCCTCGAATGGATGGATAGTTCGCGAATGTAATCATAACAATGCATCCAGCGTAAGGTAATGACCAGGAATTTAGCAGTCCCCAAAATTAAGTGCGCTATAAATGACGAAAGAGCTCATCGTATCTTTTCTACCCGGTACCAGTGCACTTCACATTCACTGTCTCGACTGATTATCTGCAGTCATCTGCAGCTACCAgctaaatattaaaaatatcaacAATCCCGGGAGAACTTTGACGTGGGAAGGAGGACGAGGAAGCTGACGAGTACACAATCAACATAACCTGCATTACAGCGCTACTGAAAAGTTGTCAGTTCTATTTGATGCGATAACGGAACAATTACAACATTAGTGATGAAAAAACGAAACCAAAAAATGTTGAATCCTGATTTGGTTTGTTGTGAATATTGACACCATTTGGAAGAGCAAACTGTAAGATAAATGACATATGGGACCGAAACATGTATTAATTCACATTTTTCATTTGATTGATGTTCTATATATGTTGTATAATtgtaaaattaataaatttcatacattaTGAAGCCGACAAgcgaataaaattttatttttgttgtttGTTATCGGTAAACATAATTAGAGCTTtgttacaacaaaacatgttttctGAAACACGTATATAgcatttataatacatctttttcaatttttgtttgagaagatgttttctgtgttacttgggttattaacaaataaaaatgtccacccaaacggcacacggcattcgaaagatatactattctagtatctcctctgaaaatttgaaaatctttcatcgagggaaactgaagtttttgtgatttgaagattttgagccatttccatAGGATTTTCTGATATGAGTAAATAGGCTCGCATGGTATGCCTCATATCACTATTAAccaataaaaatgtactccaaactaacacccggcattcgaaagatttaCTATTcaagtatctcctccgaaaatttgaaaaatttttatcgaggaaaaccaaagtttttactgtttgaagatttttttctattttcatagaattaactcatatatgggaatattgtcatacggtgctcttcatatcataaacaaataaaaacactgctcaacaaaatttaaaaaaaacttcgaattatgagatgaaaaaaaagaacaaggttttggaaccctagaagtgtgatactgaaagaattttcgaaaaatattggaacggaacTTCACAGTacaagaccgaagtttgaattgaaaacttggagtgttcaattgatatacaCATTAGAGTTTCTAGGGTCCCGAACCCcgattatttttttctcattccgtaacgcgaactagtgttgaatggtgtcatgagtttcacaaatttcaaaagtacaataaatattcaagcaacttctctgaaaatttggcaacattCCATTGAGAGGAATGTCTATACATCGACATTCCAAACCAGAAATATCACAGATGGCACTTTTTctgtggtagtaaaatcgaattttctcggtgaagaagtttttccggaacatgaagtaaacactaaaagttgccttttcaaaccattgttGGTTTCTaatcactaacttttcacaaaaccaTCCCATAttctaacaattaacgtttttcgcgatCTTTCTATACGATTTgatagttcttgactaccatgcttccgtgagcttgaggtgagaattttggaaagttgacaaccgagagtagcacacacgatgcattgaatacaagtgatggtgtcgccaccgggctgtcagcgctggaaactagatgctataaaagttcttgtatgcaattttcactgctggcgccaactgagagcaatcaatgaaaatgtaaacagcaatcattccattaccgtagtttgagaatctaattaatatttcatagttctacctgctaatcgaatacaaataaaaatgtggcatgattacataaactttcttaGAGTGTggtatctttttgcctttctcgttcacctaagtgaactgaaaggctatatgttcactcaaaaaaaaaattttcgataggaggctcggagggtcaagtcacatataccaatcaactcagttcgacgaattgagatgatgtctgtatgtgtgtatgtatgtgtgtctgtgaacaaaataagttcactcacttttaaggcacttcccattggccgatttttcggattatagctcgaatcgaaccggaattttaccgcattgtttgctattgaaaatgattcggatcggtcaaggcgtttcggaattatggcaaatttagtgatccggaccagcatttttcacccgagcgacaggtgtaacagcctgcttaagttggtgcgcgacgaccgccacgacggacgccgcagcccgcagcacaccacgagaacgaaagtaagagagaatgtgagagaaaacgacgacgacgaaagagcggcgctaacgtgctatacatataagcaaaaaaagcctagagttgtcgcccatcactaacgaaccacgtatgagtgtgatgatggcaacatATCctgatttttcgaagtttccttttTAACAGGGGAACCATTAGGGAGATCATCCAGGATCCAGCCCGTCCTAACAGTGTTGccaccagtgttgccacatttttatctgtaccgaaggctcaaaaatcttatttatctgtaccagacattcgaaaaatctgtaccaaatttgtaccacatttgatttaaaatcgcttaaaatacacaaaaaagagcattacattcagtctaaactatgaaaaacacttaatttgagtatactgttaacaatttctgaactttaaaaacaaaaatatcagtattaaaaatgtttttaatttgaattttaatgtatttttctcaaattcaataaatctgtaccattctgtaccttttgctgaaaatctgtaatctgtaccgtacagaatctgtaccaaaaagttgaaaaaaatctgtacttttacagaataatctgtacctgtggcaacactgggccacaggtacagattattctgtaaaagtaaagattttttttaacttttcggtacagattacagattttctGCAAaaggtacagattttttgaaattgagaaaaaatcattaacattcaaatttaaaacattttcattacgtatatttttgtttttgaagtcagaaattggtaacagtatactcaaaatactcactgccattcatggttcgatagcgatggcgatgctaagtgacggacgggaggcagccgaaggttttcgttttaaggacagacttgttagaatcccaatatggccgccacaatggccgactttggcacctactcacgattttgagggcacaaatctcttcgtaaacaaaaccagcgcacctgagcttcttattttaagcttattacaagtgagcaagaacagaataataaaattcattgttgtttgaagcttgcttcttgaaatttgtgcgtctgaagttttgatgcatttttgaaccgggatttcaagacgtttgtccttaaattacGTTCGTATAggacagtggtcaccaaactgcggcccgcgggccgcatgcggccctccaccaggttttgtgcggcccgcaaactgattttgaaatgtattagaaagtgTCCCATTCAAATTTTCCGTaatgaaattcagaaattttaccatatatgtattttaaaactttcatgagaatgaatATCAACTACACCTTGTCCCTTTTTACGTTCACTGAGCTACAAAAATTTTCATCGCCAAAACAATAAGCAAActgaaaacttttatattttttgaatcttCTCCTCAATCTATAGATGTTTACAGAAGTATGAAAATGTTTAGTCTGTTCACATACACGGTAGAATTTTTTGCAACTCAGTCAATGGTGGACGTAAAATGAGGTTGAAGTGTACTGAAGTTTTACCAATATTAGCGTTTTTCAATAGaagtaagatttttgaaaattttgcaaacTGTAGAAGactacttttttgaattttgttccgaaaatatTCAAAACTGTTGTTAAGAACAGTGTGTTTCGCTTAAACAATGAGTTTATactaaatttcttttgaaaattgctcctaaaataactattttaaatcGGCTGCAAATGTGTCGAAtcttgaaaattattgaaaataaactcttgaacgacttgcggcccgcagtctcgattcagaattcaattttggcccgcaaagacagttaggctgaggatcactggtaTAGGATATTTACCTAGTTGATCGCGGATACTGCCTTTCCGCGTTTTGAGAAGAAATTTCATTTTGctttcactggaaaaagtcaagtaaaagttcaaaaaacaatttttcagtgagttcacatgagttaagtgaaacccgcttgaaagtatagtgaatctccaatggaaagttattggaaatttcgcactgtataaattgtatatggttttcaagtggattttactgcagtcgaaagtaTGCAAGCAAAATAGAAGCATGTAGCTGTctgccatcactaacgaaccatgcatgaTTGTAATGATGCCAAAATGTTTCCTCTTTGTTCAAATCTTTGAATTTACCTTatggccgcacgggacgacgtgtaatttttcctatcttccctctctttctaacaatttgcctcgcgattttgaagaaccAAATATCAGTTTCTACtgtactgacgtagctgaaactttagtcgattgcgcaccacaagtgagcaaatgaacgatctaATTTctggtcaataatatgaagtaaaagttgagatttgcatcttactaacaacagagtAATGGCGGACGAtgcaaccaccgtcccgtccggccttaatataaaataataataagagCAGAAACATGTAAAATAATACTAAAGAATATTGTGAATTTATATGATTTGGCAGTGAAAAATTCCACttaatttttattggtttttttaGTTGGATATTTTCACTTACTTATCATTTAAGGCTTTACGGGGcgtcatcagaatcatcaatcattgcGCTTAAACTTTGCGGATGCAAATCTCAAGTTCTGCTGCATGAAATGTTTTGGAAAATTGATCGTTCGTTTGCTCACATACAATGAACAATCGACTAAATTTTCAGTTTAATCAGTGCACTGTAAGTTTAGATTTGCATCCTCAAAGTTCTGAGACGAATGATGATGAAAGAGATGGAAGATAGTAAAAATTACAcggtgtcccgtatcaccttaagcttcaaatgttaagttagatggaaaaaatctactttagATTTCCAGTAAAATTTACACAGAGAAATATTTCTACTCTGTGGCTGAgctggtcttactcagaaattgaaaaatcctttgttttcttactcagtttccgttaaaagtgggacaacccattgccaaagTTTTCTCGGTgtaagtgaatttttcgctcagtgtccgtcatcatttttcggaaacgtGATAtcacaagggaacgtccataaatttcgtcacgcgaaaattgccgattttcaaaccccgttccccctatgtcacactttttgtatgagaactctaaaaaaaaatgctcacactTTCACACTTTGTTGAAGCCCCCCTCCCCATCAACGTGTATCTGGCAAACAGGATGCTGTTTAATCATAAAAACAGTCATCATGGAGCATCCATtacgtacgtcacgctaaaattgggaatgtaCATCCCCACCCCCTCTCGCACGGGTTTTTCTGTGCGTTTTTACGTGTCAAACTATCCCAAACCCCCCTCCTACTCCGAACGTTACGTTTTTTTATGGTTATTCCCTTATATAATTTTTCTTATAAGAGAAATAAATGTTCTTATTGGCCGTTGGGTTTTAAGATGTTTtaagagaaaaaattctactcagttactgagatggatttattccaaattatttttttcctgctcagtttcagttagaagtgaggcaactcattgagttgtctcagttttaacttaacggaaattaagtaagaaaataaaagtcttttctttttctgagttggaccaactcagtgactgagtagaaatttacctCGGTGTATGAATGTAGTAAGGCAATGGCACGTCAGGTAACGGTAAGTGATAACGCTAAGTTGCATACATCTGGGCGTTAAATTGGATATTTAAGGAAGACCAACTCTTTGGCCAAGTGGAAATATTTCTGCATGAATGCGCGTTTTGAttttcaatgagccattttacgaaacgtttcggatcagctgatcgctcataggctagaggaactggttcacctagcgtgaatgaggatgaatCATCTGTcacttttagcatttttttatataggctagaggaactggttcacctagcgtgaatgaggatgaagcatctgtcaaagaaaaagtagatcttcatataaaaaaatgctaaaagtgACAGATGattcatcctcattcacgctaggtgaaccagttcctctagcctatgaagatctactttttctttgacagatgcttcatcctcattcacgctaggtgaaccagttcctctagcctatttcatgaatgaaaatttgacaggaggttgcgcccaagcccgtgagtgttaatacagtcgaacctccatgagtcgatgttccttgactcgatatcgactcatggaggtaattttttccatactgaaaaataatttctgggttactatgatggtcccctaaaaagcttcccaaaggctttttgttccactactcgatatttccttgagtcgatggtcccttcaatatcgactcatggaggttttactgtatcaatatcaatatcaacactgttgtcgtttcgtaaaatagactattactgcacgaatttattctggccagccagaggtgtcggcaccgctcaaacgtcaaatttctcgtgagagtaagcaggctaaattcgtgcagtggaccataccaaAGGCACAAGCCCAATGTTCTCTATTCCACAGGTTCGGACCATCAGACAAAGTGGTATTTGTGATGTGATATTTTTAAAGACTTGATAAcgattgctggcgtattttcggtcctcgggttgcttataaaacaactgttttaattaaagccgacgtttcgagcgtttattcactcatcttcagggcaaactacaatttacatacaaagtttgagtagtcaagtcatttgttatacaaaaaatactcacatcaaaagttgtttttaggtcaagtaggtttggacatggactgatggaacgactaacaacattacactgtaattatacatacaaatttcggacataatgacttgattcgtttttacaataattaaaatattggacggagcacaaacttacacagctttcacctaggcacatctaaacaggtttgaattaaAATGTCTATGAGTGGAGACGTCAAACGAAAAGATGGAACATAAAGGACGGAAACATTAACAGAAACAGGGAATCACAGCGTGCTGTGACGATGTTCTGCTATCTTTCTCCGTTCGTGATTGAGTGCAGAAGACCCGAGTAATTGCCCGACATATGATCTGTCCAAGTACCTTGCAGACATACTACATCGCTCGATCGACCACAACAAATACAATGTGCAAAATTCATACGAATTCTGCACATTCATAAACAATATCAACCTGCCTCCAGGCTATGTATTGGTCTCGTTCGATGTGGTAAGCCTGTTTACGTGTATTCCACGGGACGTTGCGATAGAAGCGGTGCGAAAGAACTGGAGTATGATCGAGAAAAACACCACAATAAAGAATGTCGAAATGTTCATAGAACTAATTAAATTCAATCTCTCCTCCAGTTATTTCGTCCACCGTGGCAACTTCTACTGTCAAAAGTCGGGAACGGCAATGGGTAACCCATTGTCTCCGGCTCTTGCAGATTTAGTGATGGAAACATTGCTAGATCACGTGCTTGAAGGGATTGATATTCCTAttccatttttgaaaaagtacGTCGACGATTTGATCACCGCTCTCCCAATCGACATGATTGAACATGTGAGAAATGCGCTCAACGAGTTCAACTCACACATTCAATTCACATGTGAAGTGGAAAATAATAATCAGCTGCCGTACCTTGACATGCTGCTTATACGCACAGCGCAGCAAAAAATCGTCACCGACTGGTACAAAAAACCTGTAGCATCGGGGcgcattttgaattatttttcatttcaccCTCTCACACAAAAACTGAACACGGCCACTGGCTTTATTGGGAGAGTGTTCAAGTTGTCGACGTGCAGATCAGAAAATGAGAAGAAAGAGTTGGTCCGGGATTATCTGCTAAACAACAACTACTCAAGTTCATTGATAAATCGGTTGATAAACCGATATATCAACAAGAACACAAACACACATGAGAGCAACAGCAGTACACATCCCGAACCAAAAGTGTATCGATCTCTTCACCACGTAGAGAAGCTCACGCCGGCTCTCGCAAAAGTCATCAATAGAAACTTCCCCAACGTTCAACTGGGCTTCAAATGCGTCAAAACAAACAGACTGTTGTTTTCGAAGCTCAAAGATGCAACGCCGCAGTTGGAGAAGAGAAATGTGATTTACCGCATTCCCTGCGCCGATTGCGACTGCGCATACATTGGGCTGACTACGCAACAGTTGAAAAACCGTCTCTCTGGGCATCGGTCTCTCATTAACCGATACACAGATTTGAAATCTTCCGACCCGAACAGAGCGACggagagggaggaagaattcaaaaagacggcgTTGATGGTCCATGTGATTGAAAACGAACACCGATTCGATTTACCTGGTACTAAAATTCTAGAACAGGACAATCGTTTGAACGCACTTCAAgttcttgaaatgtgtcacattttttgtgacaccaaaacggttaactatagaaccgacacCAGTAATTTGAGTGTTGTTTACTCGGGTCTTCTGCACTCAATCACGAACGGAGAAAGATAGCAGAACATCGTCACAGCACGCTGTGATTCCCTGTTTCTGTTAATGTTTCCGTCCTTTATGTTCCATCTTTTCGTTTGACGTCTCCACTCATAGACATTttaattcaaacctgtttagatgtgcctaggtgaaagctgtgtaagtttgtgctccgtccaatattttaattattgtaaaaacgaatcaagtcattatgtccgaaatttgtatgtataattacagtgtaatgttgttagtcgttccatcagtccatgtccaaacctacttgacctaaaaacaacttttgatgtgagtattttttgtataataaatgacttgactactcaaactttgtatgtaaattgtagtttgccctgaagatgagtgaataaacgctcgaaacgtcggctttaattaaaacagttgttttataagcaacccgaggaccgaaaatacgccagcaatcgttatcaaattatcaaagacggtcgttattttatcaatatttttaaaGACTTTAAAAGTGGCGCGAGGAGTTGCTAGGACATATCCTACCCACAAAAAATGCTAGGTTGGACAGTCCATATGTCCTacccacactcttagaaaaaatcatgtaaattaaagctcacttggatgcacataaaaggagcggcccgtttgagacaaatttacgtcttctatcacaaataaagtcgagctagcaatcgctagagccgaagcgagagataaaacatacgtATGTAAAAAAAACAAACCGGACTTGAAATCTAAtctgctgattgagaggcacgtgatatagggtatgtgtgccatcagtaatctcacgctcccatattcatcctattcgaaaacaagcgattacggcaccgattgattccgttctttgtgttttcatgggtgctcacttctaacaaaaaatacaaaaataagaaacaaaacaaacagcgctttaatcctttgtttttcgtaggatgaaaatgtgagccacatgcttaataagggaaccaataccctacatctcGGCTGTATCTCCGAGTTGTGAAATAGacgataaatgtgaaactgtttctacctatctggtcagatagatttgttgacatcttgtgcaaccaactcgaagttacatcacagagaacagacgtctatctttgccttctgccttgtgtaaaactatgtaacggtcatatcaaagtatgtggttatgcccccgttgcgtggcgctagcgttccaccacttacattgttgtgttgtcaattttgtttccagtgctcaccgtttttggccgtttggcgctcgtgtcgttttgtgggctagtgtattttaacgatgaacactgccatcgttgggtcaaatcgactttatatgtggggcagtctccgttggtggcgttgaggtacacttaaatcctttacacacgatttcgacgtatttttgttcgagcttaaatgtctgttctctgtggttacatgatggatgtaaaattgagtcaaatttgccattcagtcatgaaatgtttacgtatgttgatggtttacgtcatgtgtaaattcctaattttttaagagtgcagatttgtgtactactacatcagcctcaccgctgtgtcaaatgtacacagttacttttccgGCTCTGGCGCTGTTAtgagaacaaaattaacaattattattgcactgatcgattcctgataatgcatgtcatcgttcagagagaaacttatttaataattatgaactttgctcccataccatggacttaatttgtcacttgtgttttgttgaaagaatattttatgtcacgagaaaggcaccatcaccgctaggtggattaataagggttttttttttgttttaaatcacGTTGTAAATatgttggtatcttgtcggtgaatttgaaaacgtttcatggtgaatcgagagtt contains the following coding sequences:
- the LOC134288567 gene encoding uncharacterized protein LOC134288567 translates to MIEKNTTIKNVEMFIELIKFNLSSSYFVHRGNFYCQKSGTAMGNPLSPALADLVMETLLDHVLEGIDIPIPFLKKYVDDLITALPIDMIEHVRNALNEFNSHIQFTCEVENNNQLPYLDMLLIRTAQQKIVTDWYKKPVASGRILNYFSFHPLTQKLNTATGFIGRVFKLSTCRSENEKKELVRDYLLNNNYSSSLINRLINRYINKNTNTHESNSSTHPEPKVYRSLHHVEKLTPALAKVINRNFPNVQLGFKCVKTNRLLFSKLKDATPQLEKRNVIYRIPCADCDCAYIGLTTQQLKNRLSGHRSLINRYTDLKSSDPNRATEREEEFKKTALMVHVIENEHRFDLPGTKILEQDNRLNALQVLEMCHIFCDTKTVNYRTDTSNLSVVYSGLLHSITNGER